The nucleotide window CATAGAAACGATGTTAACATGAGAAGTTTGGCTCATGCTTGCAACTTCGTTGATGAAATCTTCACAATCGCTCTTTGAATCATTCAAGACTTTTACTGCAACTTTGCTACCATCACTCAACTTCCCCTTGTATACAGTTCCAAATCCTCCTCTCCCAACTACTTCTGTGAATGATTTTGTGATCCTCTTGATTTGTCCATAACTATACCGTCTCAGGCTTACAAGTGCCTCGAGGTTATGATCTCTCCCAGCATTGATTGCCCTTCTTTCGCTTAAAACAAATGCAAGAAGAACCGCAACATATACAGTTAATATTATCCCtacaactgaaaaaaaaaacagtttagtCTCAATcccacaaaattttcaatatatattgtATCATTGCAAAAGAAGTTCAAACCTGAACCAAATGTGATCACAATGGATCGATTCATGCGGTAAGTTCCTGCAAAAGTGAATAGCCTAATGAACAAGACTGcatagaaagaaacaaaaaaagaatatgaTGGATACAAACATCTGAGAGTTAGCGATTTTACCACCAGTTGTATACATTGTATCACTGCAAATTAAGCCACAGTGTCCACCAGGGATAATACAGTCTTGGCAAAACTTTTCACCAATCGTCATCTTCACCTCAAATCCTTTTTTGAGAACACTCTCCAAATGGGTCAAACTCAAAGCTTGTTCATCTGGGACGTAGCTTGTAGGAACTGTGACTTTGAAACTCTTCTCACAAAGCTTACGATATTTGGAGAACTGAACCAGCGAGCCAAGACCTTTCTCTGGATATGGACATGTGAAGTTCCCAAGTAAATTGCGGCGAGGGTCACAATAGTAGTAGACGGTGAGGCTTTTGTAAGAAGGCAAATTCTGGAAGAGTACAGAAGGCAAAGGTGCGGAGGAGAATGAAGCGGAGCAGAAAGAAGTTGAGAAATCTTGTCTGAAAAGTCGAATGATGTTGGTCGTGTTGTCTATATGGAGGAGACTGTAGTTGTAGCCTGAGATGAAAAGAGTGGTTGTGTTTGAGTGTTTGTTGCAGTTAAGTTTCAGAGAAGGATGACCGCATCTTTGATGACGATTCTCTCCCCAGAAAGGGAAGCCAACTGAGATGTTGCCACAGTGGATTAGGGTATCACAAAACCCACGTGGTGCTCGCTGGCTTGTAACACAAGGAATATGATGAAACAAGAGTAATAAGATTAGACATAATACAGATGGTGGAGATCCCATGGATAATAGAGaatattttttctgtgattaGAAACGAAAAGACAGAACGTGACCAAGGAAGGATACAGAGAGACTTAAAAGAAGCGAATTAGTTGACTATTGAAAAGACTTTAGAAATCAATAAATCATTCATCTGATGAACAGAATAATTTGTGTCTTGTCTTTTTcccaagctttttttttttgtgacttGTTGCCTTGCTCCTGTCTGGATCAAGTTGAGATATTTCTGACTTTTCAGAACTCAGTTGTTTGATAAGAACAAACATGGTTCATTACTTATCAACCACAAACATTGTATCCGACGATCATCTCACGAGCcattaatttcattttacaCAATGTTCCTACAACTCTTTAAGCCATCAATTGCATAAACGAAGAAGATACATAAGCTCATAATCTGTACTACCCAATTAGCTTACTCAGGTTTTACTTTTAATTGAATTTATACTGTTATCGTATAATCGTCATAGGATGAATCTTTTTTTACTAAAGTTCCATCCTCAACGTGTTTTagtcaaaatctagtgtattatatatttatactagggtcggcccgccctacgggcgggatgataatttgaaaataatgtaaatagttacagtaaatatttgatataaatcgttatatcttaaaatatacatattagttaaattttgtacatgttattatatttgaaaactaaATATACCATATTGTCTTGATaagtagtttttatttatttattttttcatggtACCATCACAtcatttttggtaattttctgGAGTTGGATGAATTTAAAGAATCTCGTGAGGAAAGAAACGAACTTGCAATTATAGATTAAGTAAATATATgagtaaaatttattattagatCGGTTAATTGTTAGTCAGGTAAACCGGAAATAATAATACTAAAGTATTATATCTCAAACATGCTCGGCagattaaatttgaaataaaccAATCAACGATGCACTGATAGTGACAAACAGTCAAATGCTTTGTCGAGtttaaacttaaaatttatatatattatatatttttgcttATATTTTACTCTTAAGTAGGTAATTATGCCGTCGTTGTGGAAGTTATTATCATATAATAACTTATGTGGTGCATCTAATATTTAGTAATATCTTGTAAGTTTTGATTGAGATGTAAGAATAAATTGTAGGAAAAATCTTAGGggtttttatcttgttttttttagtaTATGTTGTTTTGACTTGAAAAATAGTTATAAACTAATAAGCTGTTAAATTCTCACTAAAATTTAGTGAATGATGTTTAGATATTTATAACAAAacacaaatgattacaaaaacGTACGGAAAATAGTTTACAGCTAAATATATAccatattaaactaaataattattcaaaatttgatttaatagcTTCACTGTATATTTAATATCAATTGTTAACTACTACAACAACCaccttcttaatttttttttatcaatatatatattgcttCCATCAGAATATATGAATTACTATTTCTACTTAACAATATTATGGATGtacaatctatttttttttaacattacttttaattttttcatttataagtATGTTTGATTAGTTAATGTTTTAtggattatattttataagttatGTCACGCACCAGTTGTGTTGATTCATTTGAAATACATTTATTTTACTTGCTGTGTAAATAAGGTAGTACGATATAATCCATAGATATACTGAATCATTTGAACACATTAAATACAATTTGTGGGTCtttgttttgaaaaataaaattaagtatatttatgtaaatatagtAGCATTTTCTTGTTTAACGGTCTTagcatttttgaaaataaaatatttatcaaagatatgtaaatatattaattctatCCAACTTGTGGATCtttgttttaaaaatgaaatgaaatgtatctatgtaaatattttgtaaaacaaaatatgCATTTATCTGACATAGAGAATAATTATGatctaattgtttttatcatccttatttaattttgatgaaaATAATTGTTAAATTCACAATTGATTTATACTTTATTAAATATTctacttttttcttttgctcGTTTTTACATAAGTTAAGAAAAATGGTGGATGAGTAACTAAAAGCAGACATTGATAGACTATCTCTACAACTTTGTGCTCTTGATTCATCCAGTGAATGATTGTTAGAAGTAGTCACATAAGCATGGCTTGAGCAATCGTCTCCCTTTTCTACTCGAGCTACCTATTTCTCGTTCCGCTTAAAACTTGCTGGTTACCATGTAGCTTCATCACTGTACATTACAATTGTCACCTATTCTTTTATCCTAGGATCGGTCCGCGCTACTCGCGGATTACATATTTCagtttgttatatatactatttatatatatttgtttattaattttttattgttatttaatgTTTATGATATATTACAATTGTAATAGTTAAAGCTAATATAAATAATCAttatttaaagtaaaaataaattataaatcttattcatttaacaaatttcataaaaattaaattaaacaactTTTCAAAATGTTGTATGAGTTAAATACACTAAAACTTCTATTAAAAACTACTATTTTACTAAATAgttttttaaactataaacataaaaaatatattgcaaTCTAACAacagtttttatttaatatttttatacttttaaaaatatgattataaattacgTGTAAATCGTTGTAtcatttctttgtttttacATCTTTACGGTTGAAATTGTTTGATATTATCATACGGAGCTCCAAATGTGATtggaaaaactaaatttaataataGGATAGTTGAGATGCTTTATAAGATTTTTCATTTTAACGGTGTaagtatttttatatgtttattttattttacttttattattttttgtcaaattacattatattagttttttcatattatgtaatatatttttcatattagtattttttattgAGGACTTTCGAATtcatgatataatttttttaaaaaaaattacacatttttttttattttttactgttTAGATATTGATTTTTCAGTTACAAAAAGATCaacgtttttttaaaaaaaatatatttatttcaaaaaaaatagatttttacaaTTTCAATACATTGTTTATTGGTaaattgtaaattaaaaaaaaaacaaaaagaaattgtcattttcgaaattacaaattaatgcatcaatattgatttttttgagatacagagaaaatattttttcgaatattttttagaaaaaacttatttgatgtgAAAAAATATTCTTTGGTACGATTCACCCCTCCCCCTTGGGTTACGTTATAGTGAAAATAGCTTTTGGTGTGAAAATGTTTCACGCAAGAAATAAGTAATAGAACATTTGAAAACTTTGAGGAAGAGAAATGGTCACGATTTATTAATGGCTCCAACGATTTCTTTCTCAGactataaaacaaatatttttacctGCTATAACAGTATAACTTGCCCACATATCTTTCCAATTTCACAATATCTAACACATTTTTAATCTGCTAAAAGTTCTCTAGCTAAAGGATAATTTGTTACATATATGAAGAGTTTTAGCATCTGAGATTACTGGTTACAACTAAAAAGAGTTTCCAAGTAGAAAATCATCAGCATACACTACTTCTaggcttctctctctctctcttctcctgcaacacattcttcttcctcctctgtcACCTTATAAACCATCTATTatatcaaattttcaatactACCAGGAAAAATATGTTCTTTATTGTGTGTTGTGTGATATAAGGAGATTGTGTTTACCATTTTGCAGATGTTTCGTCCTCTCAGTGTCTTTGAAGCTTCATCAGTGTAAGCTATAGCTGCTTTTGCTTCGGCTTCTGCTGCATCTGCTTCCTTTGCAGTGGTGTTGATGCTTCAATTTTTCTTCGTCACCAATGGTGATATAGACAGGAACATATTTACCAATTATTGGACATGGCTATATACCTGCAACCAGTTTAGGATTAACATTAGTAACGATTGTCTGTGCTTCACTTTGACAAAGAACAGATTTCAGAAACGGCGTTCCACTGACATGTATATGCACCTGCTGTTGATGTATCCAGACCGTTCTCACTCTTCTGTTCAGTGCATCACCGAGAGATAGAGCTTCTCTGAATTACTTTTCAACATAACCAGCAAGCTCTCTTGTCGGAGCCAAAACCAAACAAATAGGGTTCTTCCCACGCTTTTCAACTACAGCTTACACAGGGACGTGTATGTGATAAGACATTACTATTGGTATAGATAGCATTTTTGCTATCGCCAAAGCACCaaaaacctgaaaaaaaaattaaagtaatggtgaattcTCAACTTCACTGCATAGCTAATGTTGTTTCTAAGAGGCTCTTTTTTTATTGTTACCACAATCCCAGGAGAAGAAGCGTGAATGATGTCAGGCTTAAAGCGAGCAATTTCGGAGATAATTCTAGGACTAAGCGCAAGCAAGAGGGGTACCTTTTGGTACCAAGGGCAAGGGAAGCTGCAGAAGAATAAGAGATGAAAGAAGAATTAGCTATAATATTACCAAATAAAGTGTAACATCTATCCATTAAGTTAGTTATGTAGCTTAAGTGTTGATAGTTACCTTCTGGATCCAATGACTTTGGCTCCATAAAACTCTTCGGGAACACCTTCTGATTCTATTTCTTCAATCCCGTCTCCCATTTCAGGAAAATACCTAATAAAATTCTGGAATCTGTTTTTGTAGCCTGAGACATAGCAAGTACAATAATAGGATTAACAAACCCGTGTTTAGTGTACACCTTTTTGATTCTGTCAATGACAAATGACAGGAATCCCAAAATCAAAACTATCTTACACAAACTAAagcttttttaaaaaagtttgatCATTATGAGTTTTAAAGCCGGAATTACCTCTGCATCGCTGAGGAGTATATCCCATAAGCTTGCTACCAAGCTTCATGTTTCCAGCTTCTCAGAACCTAAGCAGGTTAACCTCGACAGTGGAGTAATAGTTGAAGAATCTGAGAAAGGAAGTAACCTTGACAGTGGAGTAATAGTTGAAGAATCTGAGAAAGGAAGTAAAGGGGATGCACTAAATTTGTTTATGAGTCTGTTGAAGATGACGATTCGATCCAGACAGACGCTTAACGTTTTGAGATTATTTTtgccaagaagatgaagagataAAAGAACTTAGGGTTAGAGAATTTTGTGCGGCTACGGAGAGTCTATGAGAGGAGACCATTTTAAGTAGATCAGAATTGGGTTTAGATAAACTTTTGTACAGGCCCGTAGCGACCCATAAACAAATTGATAACCGATTTAATAAAACGATGCGTTTCAAAGTTGAGACACGTGTCAAGCTCATGTTGCACGAATTAGTGACGTGTCGTCCTTGTTGGCATCATCAGGAGGGATACAAAGCTTACTTTATATATGAAgatactagggattaacccgggctacgcccgggatttttatttttttctaatttaagttgttaaattatttatatttaggctatgatatatatttatataaatgttaaaatgcctgtcataattaaaatttatttttcaattttaacacgttaaattaacatattttttattatttaaatatttttttgtaattttattggctatctcgttatcatatttagcaaaactatcttttgagtgttggaataaatgttttagagattttattaaactgcagagtattttcggatcgaccacatgctcaacattcgatcgatcctTAAAaggatggtcgatctccttggccaggtaagtacagttttagcaaaaatatcttttattttcaaatattaagtatataactattctttttaatatttttttattgtattttttgattaaattattgtattataatggttatgtaaatattttttgtgatgtttgaatttgtgttgttcgtatacttaacctagatgatattgatgtttaacaatttattgttttctgaaaatagaaaataatgatatatcaaaacgcatcgaatacttgttaaatgatagtataatgtaaattacatccattatttgaaaataaccatttgttgtttttatttttattttaaatcagaaattatttttatttaaaaacattattcatatataatataatagtttaagtttggaagattaatctatatatataaattatgtatatttttcaaaaaatagtttaagatattatatattgagtatctgaataaaagctaaatttcttatcttgaaaatcagatatttatatttttgttttcatgttatactcaccaatccatcattgatatttataactcagtatgttttttaaaaaacttagttttaagtaataaacgaatttaataaattaaattcatcacctataatgttctgtaaactatatttgaaaactctctaaaattatattttaagcataatattattattatttaatttaagttattttaaacataatatatgctaaaccaacttaaattatatttacaataggaccatcctaaaccggttagtaaaccaaaaacgatattaaaccaacatgaaccaatacctgattcggcgaggaaggaagtgtttcgggataaacgcttgaatggttattaactgaaatggtttgatcatgaaagagttagtatgaatattaacaataaaattatggattagattaatttaaatttgtaagaatacctttgagtctatgaaaagcaattcaattcccatgaataagtttgacttttggaagttgcgggtttcccaacaatgaatccaccttacaaaaagtttgttgttataaaaaaatatcattcaaggtcattaaaggtttctgggacggcaagagttggtggtgaaaccatttttttgctcgagtgctttgaaattttccttaatagtgtgaggttgatgtggatggaataataaattttatagggactttcttgatgtaacactatacatttttttttgtttaatgtggtatttctattttttatataatttactaccattttaagatagaagtacattttaagatagatgcttaaatcttaatatacttttttcattttttaaaatgtttatttctatttcttatatttttatttacgtaatatctatattttatattttaaaatagatatttaaatattaatgtacttttttccattttttaaattgtgcatttacttatattatatattttacattttaagatagatgcttaatgcttgatgaacttttttcattttttaaaaaattgtgtatttacttattattacatatataattcatatattatatatttacattatttacttattatttattttcgtgtatatgtatttccatttattGTACTttcatttacttaatatctctattttacattttaagatagatgtttaaatcttaatgtatgttttccatttttttttaaattgtatatttccatttgttatactttctatttacgtaatatctatattttaaattttaatatatatttttaaatc belongs to Brassica rapa cultivar Chiifu-401-42 chromosome A07, CAAS_Brap_v3.01, whole genome shotgun sequence and includes:
- the LOC103850106 gene encoding LEAF RUST 10 DISEASE-RESISTANCE LOCUS RECEPTOR-LIKE PROTEIN KINASE-like 2.3, with amino-acid sequence MGSPPSVLCLILLLLFHHIPCVTSQRAPRGFCDTLIHCGNISVGFPFWGENRHQRCGHPSLKLNCNKHSNTTTLFISGYNYSLLHIDNTTNIIRLFRQDFSTSFCSASFSSAPLPSVLFQNLPSYKSLTVYYYCDPRRNLLGNFTCPYPEKGLGSLVQFSKYRKLCEKSFKVTVPTSYVPDEQALSLTHLESVLKKGFEVKMTIGEKFCQDCIIPGGHCGLICSDTMYTTGGTYRMNRSIVITFGSVVGIILTVYVAVLLAFVLSERRAINAGRDHNLEALVSLRRYSYGQIKRITKSFTEVVGRGGFGTVYKGKLSDGSKVAVKVLNDSKSDCEDFINEVASMSQTSHVNIVSMLGFCYEGSKRAIIYEFLENGSLDQSSNLDVSTLYGIALGVAKGIEYLHYSCKTRIVHFDIKPQNVLLDGNLRPKVADFGLAKLCEKQESILSLLDTRGTVGYIAPELFSRMYGSVSHKSDVYSYGMLVLEMVGARNKRVENADANNSSVYFPDSIYEDLEIGNSTRFLSDEITQEEEDLAKKMILIGLWCVQLRPSDRPSMNKVVEMMEGSLDTLQAPPKHLLQMQNVGESSQPSGESSSIFSRKYDSMNVESQ